The following proteins are encoded in a genomic region of Phycisphaerae bacterium:
- a CDS encoding protein kinase, with protein MSNEPLNEPPAGASSERRLIDAAFEQEVCPPAELSPGSSDASPPYAFAEHIAGYEITREIHRGGQGVVYQAVQKATKRKVAIKVMKEGPFASHKDRARFEREVEVLGQLNHPNIVAIHDSGSVSGTFFFVMDYITGQPLDLWMAAKQRSVQETLRLFAKICGAVNAAHLRGIIHRDLKPGNIQIDAEGEPHILDFGLAKVAIGDEVSLMTATGQFMGSLPWSSPEQAEGIPGRIDTRTDVYSLGVILYQMLTGKFPYDVVGNMRAVLDRIMTGEPVRPRAVRREIDDEVETIVLKCLSKDRDRRYQTAGELARDIGHYLAGDPIEAKRDSGWYVLKKHLRRYYIPAVVAAGFVLLLAGSSLVAWSLYARADRAWAVASAENEKLVEVQSFLQNMLASADPRKRKGADLRVRDVLEQATRRLDTTQFSAPQTQAALRHVIGVTYRHLGLADEAELHLRKVLAFRERRDRSSLEYADTLFELGLCDPFSDEHRKFITEAFRIRRELLGPDHRLCLECIPYLGTGNRTQALAVFAGRPVDEEFIRQYLRDTCREAQKHLRLADEVGAREVIRSSLQKLADLQPLGKELAARVLAAVRYEGLGQEGGRDLQTLLIDGAAAFCRKDEPDGRARWIEFLNDRVDVRVILGDYEHAEADLEAAWEEAASLFGSEDERTKSLARKLDGLWDISEFAKPASGQNPETAPKANPLRHLLGGAWKPSWSPNPDRMIVGLPVGSGIAVLDIPTGKLTPITRNGKDPSWSPRGDWIAYVHQEPFNAGPPIIRIVDPSGKVDRQIAPGDWPSWSRDGSEVFFVRQDTLYAAKVDGEDAAEREVLSLGGSWAMPDLSRSSPRLAINQLHTSVVAILDLESGNLLSKWTFPDEIFAIPAWSPHDDYLAVGDGFGRSGLWLLDLRNSRVAPVAHGPYGAPAWSPDGKRFAVDFRGPGFPVAQDSTSIWFFEMGSSKDLDWQPFQWEKSEQAAAESQPSTNPVAKPAN; from the coding sequence GTGTCCAATGAACCACTCAACGAGCCGCCAGCGGGAGCATCGTCCGAGCGGCGGCTGATCGACGCCGCGTTCGAGCAGGAGGTGTGTCCGCCGGCAGAACTTTCGCCGGGCTCTAGCGACGCGAGCCCACCGTATGCCTTCGCAGAGCACATCGCCGGCTATGAGATCACGCGGGAGATCCACCGCGGCGGCCAAGGCGTGGTCTACCAGGCCGTCCAGAAAGCCACCAAGCGCAAGGTGGCCATCAAGGTCATGAAGGAAGGGCCTTTCGCCAGCCACAAGGACAGGGCCCGCTTCGAGCGCGAGGTGGAGGTCCTCGGCCAGCTCAACCACCCCAACATCGTCGCCATCCACGACAGCGGCAGCGTGAGCGGTACTTTCTTCTTCGTCATGGACTACATCACCGGCCAGCCGCTGGATCTCTGGATGGCCGCCAAGCAACGGTCGGTCCAGGAAACGCTCAGGCTGTTCGCCAAGATCTGCGGGGCGGTCAACGCCGCTCACCTGCGCGGCATTATTCACCGGGACTTGAAGCCGGGCAACATCCAGATCGATGCGGAGGGCGAGCCGCACATCCTGGACTTCGGCCTGGCCAAAGTGGCGATCGGGGACGAGGTCTCGCTGATGACGGCGACCGGGCAGTTCATGGGCAGCCTGCCGTGGTCCTCGCCTGAGCAGGCTGAAGGGATCCCCGGCAGGATCGATACCCGCACCGACGTCTACTCGCTGGGCGTGATCCTGTACCAGATGCTGACGGGCAAGTTCCCCTACGACGTGGTCGGCAACATGCGCGCCGTGCTCGACCGGATCATGACCGGCGAGCCAGTCCGCCCTCGCGCTGTCCGGCGCGAGATCGACGACGAGGTCGAGACCATCGTGCTCAAGTGCCTGAGCAAGGACCGAGACCGACGCTACCAGACGGCCGGCGAACTCGCCCGCGACATCGGGCATTACCTGGCCGGCGATCCTATCGAGGCCAAGCGGGACAGCGGCTGGTATGTGCTTAAGAAACACTTGAGGCGCTACTACATCCCGGCGGTCGTCGCCGCGGGTTTCGTCCTGCTGCTGGCCGGCTCCTCGCTGGTGGCCTGGAGTCTTTACGCGAGGGCCGACCGCGCCTGGGCGGTTGCCTCGGCTGAGAACGAGAAACTCGTGGAAGTACAGTCCTTTCTCCAGAACATGCTGGCTTCGGCCGACCCGCGCAAGCGAAAGGGCGCGGACCTGCGCGTGCGCGATGTTCTCGAACAGGCGACCCGACGCCTCGACACAACCCAATTCAGTGCCCCGCAAACGCAGGCCGCCCTACGGCACGTGATCGGAGTTACCTACCGCCACCTGGGCCTCGCCGACGAGGCCGAATTGCATCTCCGCAAGGTCCTCGCATTCCGGGAGCGGCGTGACCGATCGAGTCTTGAGTATGCCGACACGCTCTTTGAGCTGGGCCTCTGCGATCCTTTCTCTGATGAACACCGCAAGTTCATCACCGAGGCTTTCCGCATCCGCAGAGAGTTGCTCGGTCCAGATCACCGGCTTTGCCTGGAGTGCATCCCGTACCTCGGGACAGGCAATCGGACGCAGGCTTTGGCCGTGTTTGCGGGCCGGCCGGTCGATGAGGAGTTCATTCGGCAGTACCTGCGCGATACCTGCCGCGAAGCTCAGAAACATCTTCGACTCGCTGATGAGGTGGGCGCTCGCGAAGTCATCCGTTCCAGCCTCCAGAAGCTGGCCGACCTGCAGCCGCTCGGAAAGGAACTTGCCGCGAGGGTGCTGGCGGCTGTTCGCTACGAAGGACTTGGCCAGGAGGGTGGAAGGGACCTCCAGACGCTGCTGATCGATGGGGCCGCTGCATTCTGTCGCAAGGATGAACCGGACGGCCGCGCTCGATGGATCGAATTCCTGAACGATCGAGTTGATGTCAGGGTCATACTCGGCGACTACGAACATGCAGAAGCGGACCTGGAAGCCGCGTGGGAAGAAGCCGCGAGCCTGTTCGGGTCAGAGGACGAGAGGACCAAGTCTCTGGCCAGGAAACTCGATGGCCTGTGGGACATCAGCGAGTTCGCCAAGCCTGCCTCCGGGCAAAATCCGGAGACGGCCCCAAAGGCCAATCCTCTTCGGCACTTGCTCGGTGGAGCCTGGAAGCCGTCGTGGTCGCCCAATCCTGACCGCATGATCGTGGGCCTGCCCGTGGGCAGCGGAATCGCGGTCCTCGATATTCCGACGGGAAAGCTGACCCCCATTACGCGCAACGGCAAGGACCCCTCCTGGTCGCCCAGGGGCGACTGGATCGCCTACGTTCACCAGGAACCCTTTAACGCCGGCCCGCCGATCATCAGAATTGTGGATCCAAGCGGCAAAGTCGATCGTCAGATTGCTCCCGGCGACTGGCCCAGTTGGTCGCGCGACGGCAGCGAGGTCTTCTTTGTCCGTCAAGACACGCTTTACGCTGCCAAAGTGGACGGCGAGGATGCCGCAGAACGTGAGGTTCTCTCGCTCGGCGGGTCCTGGGCCATGCCCGACCTGTCCCGCTCCTCGCCGCGCCTAGCTATCAATCAGCTGCATACGAGCGTCGTCGCCATACTCGATCTCGAATCGGGCAACCTCCTGAGCAAGTGGACATTCCCGGATGAGATCTTTGCGATTCCGGCCTGGTCGCCTCACGATGATTATCTCGCCGTCGGCGACGGCTTCGGACGCTCCGGCTTGTGGCTGCTGGATCTCCGAAATAGCCGCGTCGCACCGGTTGCTCACGGCCCGTATGGAGCCCCAGCCTGGTCTCCCGATGGAAAGCGGTTCGCAGTGGATTTCCGCGGGCCGGGCTTCCCCGTGGCCCAGGACTCCACCAGCATCTGGTTTTTCGAGATGGGGTCCAGCAAGGACCTGGACTGGCAACCCTTCCAATGGGAAAAGTCGGAACAGGCCGCCGCTGAGTCGCAGCCGTCTACCAACCCTGTCGCCAAACCTGCCAACTGA